TTCATAAAGATGTTTCCACTCGCTCCTGGAGAAACAACAGCGTCTAACACAACAATGACAGCTAACCAACCTAAACCTAATGCAATGGCAATATCTTTAAACGGAAGTGAAAATTTATCAGCAATTTGTGCCCAGTCGTTACCGATCATATCTGTTGGAATACTTCCGAGGAAAAGAACTTGCATTGCTGTATAAATAAGAGCTGAAAGAATAATACAAACAACTAACGCAATCGGAATGTTACGCTGTGGGTTTTTCACCTCACTTGCAATTGAAACAATTGGATGTAAGCCAAGGTAAGCAAACATTACGCCACCTGTTGCAATTGCTGTTTGAACTCCTTGTCCACCAAATGGGGCAAACCCAGCTACTGAGAAGTTAGCTGATTTAAAATGGAAAGCAAGAATAACGATAATTGTTACAGGAACTAAATATTTAAAAACTGAAATAATAGCGTTTGCTTTTGTAAATGCTTTAACACTCCAGTAGTTCAGTAAGAAAAATAGAGCGAGTAAAGCAAACTGCAACAGCCATCCAATAACAGTTGGTGACTCTGAATTAGCTTTTGTTAACCCTGGGAACCAGAACGCTAAATATTGACGAACTGCCGTTACTTCAATCGAAACTAGGCTTGTATAGGCGATAATCGTTACAAAAGAAATGAGATACCCAACTAACGGACCGTGTGAATATACTGGGTACCGAAGAATTCCACCTGTACGAGGTAATGCTGCCCCGAGCTCAGCATAAACGAGACCAATTAAAAGAATAATGGCCCCCCCGATTAACCAAGAAAAACTTCCTACTGGACCTGCTTTTGAAGCAACACTACTTACAGCAAAAAGCCAAGCTGAACCGAAGATTGCTCCTAATCCAATAAGAATAAGATCAAATAATGATATGGACTTTTTAAAATTTCCAGACATCAACTTCCTCCTTAAAACATTACAAAACTTACGACTAATGTGGTTTATAAGAACATAAAATCTTTTTACTTATTTTCTCGCAATGATGGGCTCATTACGCCTGAAATAAAATGGAAAGTTTTCGGTTCCTCCTCTCTCGAGATATTGAGAAGAGTACGGTAGTTCAATATCTCCACAACTCTGTAATTTTTTTCACATTTTTCTTCTTACGTCATATTGACACAAAAACAAAAATATGAATAAATCGCTTATGGTTTCTAAACCTAACAAAATATTACCCATTGTTCAAGGTTCTAAACCTATTGTTGTGAAAACTGAAACTTTGTTGTACCGCTTGCTGTATATGATGTAAGCGCTATCTTTAATTAATTAAAATAAAACTATTCTGACATTTATCTTTCTTGATGTTTTGTTTTGCTATAAAGAGAAATGTACATAGGTTTTTATCTAGAAAACGAAAGAAATATTCTAGGACAACCAATGCTGTTCATAAGTATGAAGATAAGCAGAATATAAAGGAGGAGACTATTATTTCACAACGTGAGGAGAACCAACGAGATGGGCAAAAAAGAGGATTTGTGAAAAATACGTCAAATGAGGTAAATGAGCTTTTTCATAAAACAGTTGACACAGCAAACAATATTGTTAAAGGCGTATCTGGAAAAGGTGGATTAGTTGGAAAGGTAACAGATACATCTTCGAACATTTTAAAAGGAACATCAAGCAAGGCAAACGAGATGATTGGGAAATCTGCAGATACAACTGGGAAAATGGTTAAGAAGACTAAAAATAAATTTTTTGGCCCTAAAAAATAAAAAAGAGCCTCTGAGCTTACAAGCGCTCAGAGGCTCTTTTTCTTCTTAGTAAGTGTAAGAAGTACCGATGATGATAAGCAAGATGAACAAAACGACAACTAATGCAAAGCCGGAATTAAAGCCCATTTTATTGCCCTCCTTTGTTTCTAAAGTAAATCTAACTTCCCTCTTTCTTTCTGTACTTTTAGCTTATGCAAAATAACATAAAACGTATAGGTTAATGAATTAGACAAGTTGCCCGTTTTTACGAAGTAACCTTAAACGCGTGCATTGAGGTACTGAAAAAACTGTGACATAATCAACTAAAAAAGGAAGGGGAATTCTATGGACATAGCAGGGGTGTTACTAGTAGGAGGAGAGTCTAGACGTTTTGGAAGACAAAAAGCTTTTGCTCATTGGAAAGACAAAGAATTTTATCAATGGTCATTTGAAGCACTTAATGAAGAAACACAAAAAACAGTAATTATTAGTCATCCATCCCTTGCAGAAAAATTAAAAATGAGGTATGACGGAGTGTATCTAGATGATGTAAAATATCGTGGAAAAGGACCTCTGGCAGGCTTGTATACGGCAATGAAAAAAATAAAAGCAAACTGGTACGCTATTCTCCCTTGTGATACACCAAATATAACAGGTGGTGTGCTTGCTGAATTAAAAGAACTCAGAGACGAACGTGTTGATGCAATTGTGCCTGTGATAGAAGGAAAGAAGCAGCCGTTAATCGCTCTTTATCATAAAAGAACGCTTCCTTTTATTATAGAGAATCTTGAAGAAGGGAACTTGAGAATGAGCAGTCTTCTAGACTCGATTTCTGTTCTTTTTGCTAATAACCTTAAAAGTCCTTCTTCTGCTTTTCTGAATATTAATGATCAAGATACTTACCAAAAGCGTCGTTCTTTTTAAAGGGAAGGGAATACCACATTATTCAGATCATTTTCATGGTAAACTAGAAGAAGGATTATACATAAGAGGAAGTGATTTTATGGCCCATATTTTGCAGGTTGTAGGCTATAAAAATAGTGGCAAAACAACACTGGTAGAAAAAATCGTTTCTTATTTGAAAAAGAAGCACGTGCGTGTTGCCACTATTAAACATCATGGTCACGGAGGAGAACCCTATAATGTAGAAGGAAAGGATAGTGTAAGACATCGCCTTGCTGGTGCTGATGTCTCGGGAGTAGAAGGGGGCGGTCTTTTTTCACTTTCCATCAAAAAAGAAAAATGGATGCTTGATGAGCTTATCGAACTTTATCGTTTTTTTTCTATTGAAATGATTATTGTAGAAGGGTATAAAGAAGAGGCATATCCTAAAATCTGTTTAGTGAAAAGTGAAGAAGATGTACATATGCTTAAGAATCTATCGAACGTGTTACTTGTTTTAACATGGGGGCCAATTCCCGAGGGACCTTATCCTGTATATTCTATTCATAGCAATGAGTTTACTGAATGGTTAGGTAATTATTTTAAGGAAGTGATGAATGATGAATCAACTATTTGAAATTGTGCGCGAACCGATTGAGCCAAACAAAGTAATGGAGAAAGTGATGAGGCGTGAAGCAGGAGCCGTTACAACTTTTATTGGTACAGTAAGAGAATTTACAAAAGGGAAGCGTACGCTGAAGCTAGAATATGATGCATATGACAAAATGGCGGTTAAAATGCTTGAGAAAATTGGCAAAGAAATAGAAGAAAAGTGGGGAGATGTAAAAGTAGCGATTACGCACAGAATTGGAATGCTAGATATTTTAGATATTGCCGTTGTTATCGCTGTTTCAACTCCTCATCGACGTGATGCATACGAGGCGAACGAGTATGCAATTGAACGAATTAAACAAATTGTCCCAATCTGGAAAAAAGAGTTTTGGGAAGATGGGGAACAGTGGATTGGAGATCAGCTTGAAACAATTCCATATCCAGATGGAAAGCCTCAGAAGGAAGGAGAACAAAATGATTAAAATTTTACTTTTTGCACGCTTGCAAGAACAAGTAGGAAAGTCAGAGCTTCGTGTGCAATATAGTGGTCAAACGGTTGGAGAACTTAAAGAAATGCTTCAAAAGAAATATAATTTTCTATTGGATAATGTAATGGTAGCTGTTAACGAAGAGTACGCTTTTGATGAGGAAAAATTATCTGAAAACGACGTTGTTGCTTTTATACCACCAGTTAGCGGCGGGTGAATGAGATGAAGCGGACAGGCACGTTTTTTTTACTTTCTTTTAAAATACTTTTAAAAAACTGGCGCATGACAATTTTGCTTTTGCTCATTCCGCTAGCTCTTATGGCAACTCTTGGCGTTACATTTAGTGCGCTATTTCACAAGGAAGAGCAAGTTAAGTCATTTTCGGTTAGCATTGTTGATGAAGACAATACGTTTGAAACGCAATTTATTCTTCAGCAGTTTACAGAAAATGAAGAATTACATAAATTAATTACGCCAATTGAAACAGATATAAATGAAGCAAATAGACTTTTAAAGAGAAATACAATAGCGGCCATTATTATTGTGCCCGAAGGATTTAGTGAAGGATTAAAAAATGGAGAAAATATTCCAGTTGAAGTAATAGGAAACAGTAGAAGACCTCTTCAATCTGAGCTTGTTGCCTATCTTATGAAGAGCGCGGCTGACTTTGTTTCAGCATCACAAAGTGGAATAAATACTGTATATAAATTTTCAGAAGATGCTGGTTTTTCGGAAAGTGAGCTTGAAAAAGAATTTAGATCTTCTCTGCTTTCATTTTCTTTTCACGTTTTAGAAAGGAACGAAGCCTTTTCTCATGATGTTGTAAAGGGATTGTTCAGTCAAAATGTCATTCAGTACTATGCGGTCTCATTTTATGTGTTGCTTATTATGTTTTGGAGTTATGGAGGGCTATTTTTGCTGCGAACAAAGCAAACGAAAGCATTAGATCATCGTTTTGTTTCACGTCATATTTCACTCTTTTCCATTAGTATCGGAAAAGGTTTTGCTTTGCTTCTTCTAATTAGTATATGTTCGCTTCTGCTTGGAGTGCCTATCTTTGAAAGTCTCGGATTAAAAGCCGTGGAAAATAGGTGGATTTTTGGAGGTTTAACCGTAATTTCAGCCTTTTTCTTTATAAGTTTATTTATCATGATCGAAGCATTAACAAAGCGTATTCAGTTTTATCAACTATTTGGACTCTTTTTTATGATTGTTAGCGCTCTTTTAGGAGGCCATCTTATCCCACCTGTCTATTTTCCAGAAGGACTTTTGTGGCTTGAAGTGTATTATCCGAACTCTATTATTTTAAAATCGTTTCTTGCCTTATTTAGTGGAGAAGAATATAACCATTTTCTAAAATCCTCTCTATCGCTTCTTTTCCTTTCATGTGCTTTTCTAGCTCTAACGTTGATGAAATTCAAGTTAGGAAGAGGAGAGAAGTAATATGAGATTAATAGAATTAAATATTAAACAAATGCTAAAAAAATGGACAACGTGGCTGCTTTTTCTTTTCCCTGTTCTACTTGCAGTAGGAGCTGGAGGGCTGATCGAAAAGCAGGGAAGCGAGATTAGAATTCCAGTCGTTTTTGTTGATAAAGATAACAGTACCTCGTCAAAACTTGTTGTGGATCGAATGAAAAAGCAGGATCTTTTAGACGTTTCAACAGCAACGCAAAAGGAAGCTTTTCGTCGTTTAGGACAGAATAAAGTAGATAGCGTTTTTATCATTGAAGAGGGATTTGAAGAAAAAATAAAACTCGAAGAAAGAGAGGGTGTTATTAAGCTAGTTTCTACACCTTCATCTCTTACTTATCGCATCGTTCGTGAACTTGTCGCAAGCGAAGTAACCCGTCTGACAAGCAACGCAAAAGCTGCTAACCGGGTTATTGCCATTTATGACAAGAGAAAAATAGATATAGATAAGGAAGAGATTTGGAAAGATGCATATCGTTATTCAGACGACCAGTGGGAACCAGAACCCCTTATGACAATCCAGTATAAACAAGAGGGAGAAAAGTTCGGTAATAGAGAAACTAAAGGGAGTTTTAATTCTTATCTAGGACTATGGAGCTTCTCAGTATTGCTTCTTTGTTTTATTATGAATGAATGGGTTTTAAAAGAGCAGCTTTTGTTTTCGAGAATGAGAACAACATATAAAGGACTCACGGCCTATCTTTACGGGAAATCAGGATCACAACTTCTCTTCTTGTTTGGAAGCGCCGCATTATCTTTTGGTGTCTTGTTATACTTTCACCATATTACAATGAATATAAAAGTATTAGTAAGTATGATCATATTTAGTTTGTTTTCTAGTATGTTAAGTATGTTTATGGCAAGCTTTATACGTTCTAATGGAAACTATTATTTGCTATCTTTTTTAGTTGTAATGATGATAAGCGCTTTTGGTGGAAGTTTCTTTTCACTCAGTGATTTTTCACCTTTTTTAGGACATATATCAGCTTGGATGCCTCAATCGCTTTTTGTAAAAGCATCTTTTGCTCATGAGTATTATTACAGTTTTAGTGCTTTTATAATCGGAATAAGCGTGATTTTATGGGGAGGAACAGTATGGAAAATACAGAAACAGAAAAGATAATTGTTATAAAAGACGTGTATAAAAAATATAAGGGAAGAATGGCATTAAAAGGGGTTTCACTTTCCATCCGCAAAGGGGAAATCTTTGGACTTCTTGGTCCAAACGGAGCGGGAAAGTCTACGTTGTTATCGTTGCTAGCAACCATTGTTCCGCCCTCTAAAGGCGCGATTACTGTTCAAGGACTCGATCTTCGAAAACATAAGAAAA
The sequence above is a segment of the Priestia filamentosa genome. Coding sequences within it:
- a CDS encoding APC family permease — its product is MSGNFKKSISLFDLILIGLGAIFGSAWLFAVSSVASKAGPVGSFSWLIGGAIILLIGLVYAELGAALPRTGGILRYPVYSHGPLVGYLISFVTIIAYTSLVSIEVTAVRQYLAFWFPGLTKANSESPTVIGWLLQFALLALFFLLNYWSVKAFTKANAIISVFKYLVPVTIIVILAFHFKSANFSVAGFAPFGGQGVQTAIATGGVMFAYLGLHPIVSIASEVKNPQRNIPIALVVCIILSALIYTAMQVLFLGSIPTDMIGNDWAQIADKFSLPFKDIAIALGLGWLAVIVVLDAVVSPGASGNIFMNTASRLVYAWSRTGTLFKTFSKVDKGTGIPRPSLWLSFGLSVFWTLPFPSWDALVNVCSVALILSYVVAPISSAAFRVNAKDLKKPFKLKGMSVIAPLSFIFASFIVYWSGWKTNSWLLGSQLVMFVLYLIFSKYVPTKEVSLAQQLKSAWWLIAYYVIMLVISYLGSFGGGTETLKNPVDLILVAIVALAIYYWAKYSGLPKAIIDNDEPTPEEKAEAEVKAEPAK
- a CDS encoding YjcZ family sporulation protein, whose product is MGFNSGFALVVVLFILLIIIGTSYTY
- a CDS encoding molybdenum cofactor guanylyltransferase, with amino-acid sequence MDIAGVLLVGGESRRFGRQKAFAHWKDKEFYQWSFEALNEETQKTVIISHPSLAEKLKMRYDGVYLDDVKYRGKGPLAGLYTAMKKIKANWYAILPCDTPNITGGVLAELKELRDERVDAIVPVIEGKKQPLIALYHKRTLPFIIENLEEGNLRMSSLLDSISVLFANNLKSPSSAFLNINDQDTYQKRRSF
- the mobB gene encoding molybdopterin-guanine dinucleotide biosynthesis protein B, which produces MAHILQVVGYKNSGKTTLVEKIVSYLKKKHVRVATIKHHGHGGEPYNVEGKDSVRHRLAGADVSGVEGGGLFSLSIKKEKWMLDELIELYRFFSIEMIIVEGYKEEAYPKICLVKSEEDVHMLKNLSNVLLVLTWGPIPEGPYPVYSIHSNEFTEWLGNYFKEVMNDESTI
- a CDS encoding molybdenum cofactor biosynthesis protein MoaE, which gives rise to MMNQLFEIVREPIEPNKVMEKVMRREAGAVTTFIGTVREFTKGKRTLKLEYDAYDKMAVKMLEKIGKEIEEKWGDVKVAITHRIGMLDILDIAVVIAVSTPHRRDAYEANEYAIERIKQIVPIWKKEFWEDGEQWIGDQLETIPYPDGKPQKEGEQND
- the moaD gene encoding molybdopterin converting factor subunit 1; protein product: MIKILLFARLQEQVGKSELRVQYSGQTVGELKEMLQKKYNFLLDNVMVAVNEEYAFDEEKLSENDVVAFIPPVSGG
- a CDS encoding ABC transporter permease; amino-acid sequence: MKRTGTFFLLSFKILLKNWRMTILLLLIPLALMATLGVTFSALFHKEEQVKSFSVSIVDEDNTFETQFILQQFTENEELHKLITPIETDINEANRLLKRNTIAAIIIVPEGFSEGLKNGENIPVEVIGNSRRPLQSELVAYLMKSAADFVSASQSGINTVYKFSEDAGFSESELEKEFRSSLLSFSFHVLERNEAFSHDVVKGLFSQNVIQYYAVSFYVLLIMFWSYGGLFLLRTKQTKALDHRFVSRHISLFSISIGKGFALLLLISICSLLLGVPIFESLGLKAVENRWIFGGLTVISAFFFISLFIMIEALTKRIQFYQLFGLFFMIVSALLGGHLIPPVYFPEGLLWLEVYYPNSIILKSFLALFSGEEYNHFLKSSLSLLFLSCAFLALTLMKFKLGRGEK
- a CDS encoding ABC transporter permease, producing MRLIELNIKQMLKKWTTWLLFLFPVLLAVGAGGLIEKQGSEIRIPVVFVDKDNSTSSKLVVDRMKKQDLLDVSTATQKEAFRRLGQNKVDSVFIIEEGFEEKIKLEEREGVIKLVSTPSSLTYRIVRELVASEVTRLTSNAKAANRVIAIYDKRKIDIDKEEIWKDAYRYSDDQWEPEPLMTIQYKQEGEKFGNRETKGSFNSYLGLWSFSVLLLCFIMNEWVLKEQLLFSRMRTTYKGLTAYLYGKSGSQLLFLFGSAALSFGVLLYFHHITMNIKVLVSMIIFSLFSSMLSMFMASFIRSNGNYYLLSFLVVMMISAFGGSFFSLSDFSPFLGHISAWMPQSLFVKASFAHEYYYSFSAFIIGISVILWGGTVWKIQKQKR